In one Arachis duranensis cultivar V14167 chromosome 9, aradu.V14167.gnm2.J7QH, whole genome shotgun sequence genomic region, the following are encoded:
- the LOC107464875 gene encoding trihelix transcription factor ENAP2 — protein sequence MDDDDEIQSHPSPASGSPASSPRENGRITVTVAAPAPQQQPPPAPNSVALALPIQQQPAPPPRGNGGGSGGGGGGGREDCWSEGATAVLIDAWGERYLELSRGNLKQKHWKEVAEIVSGREDYGKTPKTDIQCKNRIDTVKKKYKLEKAKIASAGVPSKWPFYDRLDQLIGPTAKIPGAGNTPSPATQKVPLGIPVGIRSSGNNNNQFQTLKNQNQNQNKQVKNQKLSFRRRHPTHPESDSSDRDPPSPVSSDSFPPENYERKRPRMQQQREMEMNPNGPKGREPGLVTKAKGKSWGCAVRELTQAILKFGEAYEQAESSKLQQVVEMEKQRMKFAKDLELQRMQFFMKTQLEISQLKLGKKGTNNNAGNHHSSNTNNHHNNNSDSE from the coding sequence ATGGACGACGACGATGAGATCCAGTCACACCCGTCTCCGGCGAGCGGATCCCCGGCGTCGTCGCCGAGGGAGAACGGCCGGATAACGGTGACGGTGGCGGCGCCGGCACCGCAGCAGCAACCGCCTCCGGCTCCTAATAGCGTGGCATTAGCGCTTCCGATTCAGCAGCAACCAGCGCCTCCCCCGAGGGGAAACGGCGGCGGTAGCgggggaggaggaggaggagggagGGAAGATTGCTGGAGCGAGGGCGCTACGGCGGTGCTGATTGACGCGTGGGGAGAGAGGTACCTTGAACTGAGCAGGGGGAACCTGAAACAGAAACACTGGAAGGAGGTAGCGGAGATCGTGAGCGGAAGAGAGGACTATGGCAAGACACCAAAGACCGACATACAGTGCAAGAACCGGATCGACACCGTCAAGAAGAAGTACAAGCTCGAAAAGGCAAAGATCGCCAGTGCCGGCGTACCTAGCAAGTGGCCTTTCTATGATCGCCTTGACCAGTTGATCGGTCCCACTGCCAAGATCCCCGGCGCCGGTAACACCCCCTCCCCGGCCACACAGAAGGTTCCGCTTGGAATTCCGGTAGGGATCCGCAGCAGCGGTAATAACAATAATCAGTTCCAAACTCTAAAGAATCAAAATCAGAACCAAAACAAGCAGGTGAAGAACCAGAAGCTCTCGTTCCGGAGGCGTCATCCTACTCATCCAGAGTCTGATTCCTCGGATAGAGACCCGCCGTCTCCGGTGTCCAGTGACAGTTTCCCGCCGGAGAATTATGAGCGGAAGAGGCCGAGGATGCAGCAGCAGAGAGAGATGGAGATGAACCCAAACGGGCCTAAAGGAAGGGAACCGGGACTAGTGACGAAGGCGAAGGGGAAGAGCTGGGGGTGTGCAGTGAGGGAATTGACTCAGGCAATTCTCAAGTTTGGGGAGGCTTACGAGCAAGCGGAGAGTTCGAAGCTTCAGCAGGTGGTGGAGATGGAGAAGCAGAGGATGAAATTCGCCAAGGATCTTGAGCTGCAGCGGATGCAGTTCTTCATGAAGACACAGTTGGAGATCTCGCAACTTAAGCTTGGTAAAAAAGGTACCAACAACAATGCAGGGAATCACCATAGCAGCAACACCAACAACCACCATAACAATAATAGTGACAGTGAGTGA